In a genomic window of Pseudomonas putida:
- a CDS encoding NAD(P)/FAD-dependent oxidoreductase yields the protein MSQADFIIIGGGIAGASTGFWLSQHGRVVVLERESHPAYHSTGRSAALFTAAYGTPQVRALTLASRDFFDAPPEGFCEHPLLTPRGEMTVDFTGDPDELNSQYQSAKSTVPEMQLLSADEAFERMPILRREKVHGALYDPTASDIDTDALHQGYLRGIRRNKSEVHTDCEVLSLARDAEGLWQVKTSTGTFSAPIIINAAGAWADKIGEMAGARPLGLQPKRRAAFIFAGPEGVDIHHWPMLVSLDESFYMKPDAGMFLGSPANADPVEPHDVQPEELDIAMGIYQIEEATTLTIRRPTRTWAGLRSFVSDGDLLSGFDQQVPGLFWVAAQGGYGIQTSPAMGQASAALVRGEALPEQLVRFGLSREMLSPARLG from the coding sequence ATGAGCCAGGCAGACTTCATCATCATCGGCGGCGGGATTGCCGGCGCTTCCACCGGTTTCTGGCTATCGCAGCACGGGCGCGTAGTCGTGCTCGAGCGCGAGTCCCATCCGGCCTATCACTCCACCGGACGCTCGGCGGCCCTGTTCACCGCAGCCTATGGCACCCCGCAGGTGCGTGCACTGACCCTGGCCAGCCGTGACTTTTTCGACGCCCCGCCCGAGGGCTTCTGCGAGCACCCGCTGCTGACCCCGCGCGGCGAAATGACCGTGGACTTCACCGGTGATCCGGATGAACTGAACAGCCAGTACCAGAGCGCAAAGTCCACGGTGCCGGAGATGCAACTGCTCAGCGCCGACGAAGCCTTTGAGCGCATGCCGATCCTGCGCCGGGAAAAAGTCCATGGCGCGCTGTACGACCCCACCGCCAGCGACATCGACACCGACGCCCTGCATCAGGGTTACCTGCGCGGTATCCGCCGCAATAAAAGCGAAGTGCATACCGACTGCGAAGTCCTGAGCCTGGCCCGCGATGCCGAGGGCCTGTGGCAAGTCAAAACCTCCACCGGAACCTTCAGCGCGCCGATCATCATCAACGCCGCCGGTGCCTGGGCCGACAAGATCGGTGAAATGGCCGGCGCCCGACCGCTGGGCCTGCAACCCAAGCGCCGCGCGGCGTTCATCTTCGCCGGCCCCGAGGGTGTGGATATCCACCATTGGCCGATGCTGGTCAGCCTCGATGAGTCCTTCTACATGAAGCCCGACGCCGGCATGTTCCTCGGCTCGCCGGCCAACGCCGACCCGGTCGAACCCCACGACGTGCAGCCTGAAGAGCTGGACATCGCCATGGGCATTTACCAGATCGAAGAAGCCACCACCCTGACCATCCGCCGTCCGACCCGCACCTGGGCCGGCCTGCGCAGCTTCGTCAGCGACGGCGACCTGCTGTCCGGTTTCGATCAGCAGGTGCCCGGCTTGTTCTGGGTCGCGGCGCAAGGCGGCTACGGCATCCAGACTTCGCCGGCCATGGGCCAGGCCAGCGCCGCTCTGGTGCGTGGCGAAGCCCTGCCCGAGCAACTGGTACGCTTCGGCCTGAGCCGCGAGATGCTCTCCCCTGCCCGCCTGGGTTGA
- a CDS encoding helix-turn-helix transcriptional regulator, which produces MNAPEKDPYQSDVSLDNFRAIADAIATLFFPHAEVVLHDLRTQKVDYIANNLSKREIGDDSSLEDMLSEEVSERNIGPYEKLNWDGQKIRSVSTVLRDGEGHPLGVLCINLNISLFENAKAALDLFLSPTKLIPQPDSLFRDDWQERINTFLHAWLRERQLSLNLLTRDHKRELVLALHAEGAFKGKSSSNYVANVLNMGRATVYKHLKELKG; this is translated from the coding sequence ATGAACGCCCCCGAAAAAGACCCGTACCAGAGCGATGTATCCCTGGATAACTTCCGGGCGATCGCCGATGCCATCGCCACGTTGTTTTTCCCTCACGCCGAAGTGGTGTTGCACGACCTGCGCACGCAAAAGGTCGATTACATCGCCAACAACCTCTCCAAGCGCGAAATCGGGGACGACTCCTCGCTGGAAGACATGCTCAGCGAAGAGGTCAGTGAACGAAACATCGGGCCGTACGAAAAGCTCAATTGGGATGGTCAGAAGATTCGCAGCGTCAGCACCGTACTGCGCGACGGCGAAGGTCATCCACTGGGCGTGCTGTGCATCAACCTGAATATTTCGCTGTTCGAGAACGCCAAGGCCGCGCTGGACCTGTTCCTCTCGCCAACCAAACTGATCCCGCAACCGGACTCACTGTTTCGCGACGACTGGCAGGAGCGGATCAACACCTTTCTCCACGCCTGGCTGCGCGAGCGGCAACTGAGCCTGAACCTGCTGACCCGTGATCACAAACGGGAACTGGTGCTGGCACTGCATGCGGAAGGGGCATTCAAGGGCAAAAGCTCGTCGAACTACGTGGCCAACGTGCTGAACATGGGGCGGGCGACGGTGTACAAGCATTTGAAGGAATTGAAGGGCTGA
- a CDS encoding PhoH family protein, translating into MDDHGRSSSSNQPILYVLDTNVLIHDPNALLNFEEHHVAIPMTVLEELDKLKSGHHSVAAECRQAIRLIDKTLGDATPEDVEQGVPIQRGKSGPKGLLSILMSKRTEPNIILPEHLNDNIIINQLIDLQARHLKKSVVLVTKDINMRLKARACGISAEDYSTDQLVDDVSLLPNGYHEMKGSFWDLVSKVETRQGHGRTWHQVKLIDNLPAVHVNEFIIDEQGFVGWIKEIENDQLLILDLHQEPLLHQEAWGLKPRDIYQSLALFALLDPDIHLVNLSGAAGSGKTILALAAAIEQTMVSKRYRRIIATRSVQGLDQEIGFLPGTEAEKMEPWLGAITDNLEALHMDDESTHGSVDYILSKVPLQFKSLNYIRGRSFQQSLILIDECQNLTPHQMKTIITRAGAGSKVVCLGNLAQIDTPYLSATSSGLTYLTERFKDFPNGVHITLQGVPRSILAEYAESHL; encoded by the coding sequence ATGGATGATCACGGACGTAGCTCTTCTTCCAACCAGCCAATCCTTTATGTACTCGATACCAACGTATTGATTCACGATCCAAACGCGCTGCTCAATTTCGAAGAACACCACGTCGCCATCCCGATGACCGTGCTCGAAGAGCTGGACAAGCTCAAGAGCGGGCATCACAGCGTTGCCGCCGAATGCCGCCAGGCCATTCGGCTGATCGACAAGACCCTGGGCGATGCCACGCCCGAGGATGTGGAACAGGGCGTGCCGATCCAGCGGGGCAAGAGTGGCCCGAAAGGTTTGCTGTCAATTCTGATGAGCAAGCGCACCGAGCCGAACATCATTCTGCCCGAGCACCTGAACGACAACATCATCATCAACCAGTTGATCGACCTGCAGGCCCGGCATCTGAAGAAGTCGGTGGTACTGGTCACCAAAGACATCAACATGCGCCTCAAGGCCCGTGCCTGCGGGATCTCGGCCGAGGACTACAGCACTGACCAACTGGTAGACGACGTCTCGTTGCTGCCCAACGGCTATCACGAGATGAAGGGTTCGTTCTGGGATCTGGTGAGCAAGGTTGAAACCCGTCAGGGTCACGGTCGCACCTGGCATCAGGTGAAGCTGATCGACAACCTGCCGGCGGTGCATGTCAACGAGTTCATCATCGACGAGCAGGGCTTTGTCGGCTGGATCAAGGAGATCGAAAATGACCAGCTGCTGATTCTCGACCTGCACCAGGAACCGCTGCTGCACCAGGAAGCCTGGGGCCTGAAGCCCCGTGACATCTACCAGAGCCTGGCGCTGTTCGCCTTGCTCGATCCGGACATCCACCTGGTGAACCTGTCCGGTGCCGCCGGCTCCGGTAAAACCATCCTGGCCCTGGCTGCGGCGATCGAGCAGACCATGGTCAGCAAGCGTTATCGCCGTATCATCGCTACCCGCAGCGTGCAGGGCCTGGACCAGGAGATCGGCTTTTTGCCCGGCACCGAGGCGGAAAAAATGGAGCCCTGGCTGGGCGCGATCACCGACAACCTCGAAGCCTTGCACATGGATGACGAAAGCACCCATGGCAGCGTCGACTACATCCTCAGCAAGGTGCCGTTGCAGTTCAAATCCCTCAACTACATCCGGGGCCGAAGCTTCCAGCAGAGTTTGATCCTGATCGATGAATGCCAGAACCTGACACCGCACCAGATGAAAACCATCATCACCCGTGCCGGCGCCGGTTCCAAAGTGGTGTGCCTGGGCAACCTGGCGCAGATCGACACCCCTTACCTGTCCGCGACCAGCTCCGGGCTTACGTACCTGACCGAACGCTTCAAGGACTTCCCGAACGGCGTGCACATCACCCTGCAAGGGGTGCCTCGTTCGATTCTGGCCGAATACGCCGAATCGCATCTGTAA
- a CDS encoding MoaD/ThiS family protein, with the protein MNVTVKFFARYREALGVDSVRVEGPFATVDDVRALLARREGAEVLSEQNLMCARNEDLCQLDEPVVDGDEVAFFPTVTGG; encoded by the coding sequence ATGAACGTCACCGTGAAGTTTTTTGCCCGTTACCGTGAAGCCCTGGGTGTGGATTCGGTGAGGGTCGAAGGCCCGTTCGCCACCGTCGACGACGTGCGGGCGCTGCTGGCCCGGCGAGAGGGTGCCGAGGTGCTGAGCGAGCAGAACCTGATGTGCGCGCGCAACGAAGACCTGTGCCAGCTCGACGAGCCGGTGGTCGATGGCGATGAAGTGGCTTTTTTTCCGACCGTGACCGGGGGCTGA
- a CDS encoding ABC transporter substrate-binding protein, with product MKKFPLITGLALSLLACSSLYAAEKTLRIGIEAAYPPFASKTDKGEIVGFDYDIGNALCAEMKVKCVWVEGEFDGLIPSLKVKKIDMALSSMTINDDRKKSVDFTHKYYFTSSRLVMKEGAVVDDQYASLKGKTVGVQRATTTDRYATEVFEPKGVVVKRYGNNEEIYMDLAAGRLDAVFADTIPLNDFLSMPRGKGYAFVGPELKDPKYVGEGAGIAVRKGNTELVSQLNSAIDGIRANGEYQKISEKYFKSDIYGD from the coding sequence ATGAAGAAGTTCCCCCTCATCACCGGTCTGGCCCTGAGCCTGTTGGCGTGCTCCAGCCTGTATGCCGCCGAGAAAACCTTGCGTATCGGTATCGAGGCCGCTTATCCACCGTTTGCTTCCAAGACCGACAAGGGCGAGATCGTCGGGTTCGACTACGACATCGGCAATGCCCTGTGCGCCGAGATGAAGGTCAAGTGCGTGTGGGTCGAAGGTGAGTTCGACGGTCTGATTCCTTCCCTGAAGGTGAAGAAAATCGACATGGCGCTGTCGTCCATGACCATCAACGACGATCGCAAGAAGTCGGTGGACTTCACCCACAAGTACTACTTCACCTCTTCGCGCCTGGTGATGAAGGAAGGCGCGGTGGTGGACGACCAGTACGCCAGCCTCAAGGGCAAGACCGTCGGCGTGCAGCGTGCGACCACCACCGACCGTTACGCCACCGAGGTGTTCGAACCCAAGGGCGTCGTCGTCAAGCGCTACGGCAACAATGAAGAGATCTACATGGACCTGGCGGCCGGCCGTCTGGACGCGGTATTTGCCGACACCATCCCGCTCAATGACTTTTTGTCGATGCCGCGCGGCAAGGGCTATGCCTTTGTCGGGCCTGAGTTGAAGGATCCGAAGTACGTGGGCGAGGGCGCCGGGATTGCAGTGCGCAAGGGCAATACCGAGTTGGTGAGCCAGTTGAATTCGGCCATTGATGGTATTCGCGCCAATGGCGAGTATCAGAAGATTTCCGAGAAGTATTTCAAGTCTGATATCTACGGCGATTGA
- the moaE gene encoding molybdopterin synthase catalytic subunit MoaE gives MAIRVQPEPFDPGAEVNAMHAANVGVGAVVSFVGYVRDFNDGLDVAGMFLEHYPGMTEKALGKIATEAEQRWPLLKLEVLHRIGALEPGEPIVFVGAASAHRQAAFDACAFVMDYLKTRAPFWKKENTSDGPRWVEGRDSDHAAADRWKQ, from the coding sequence ATGGCGATCCGTGTGCAGCCCGAGCCGTTCGATCCAGGGGCCGAAGTCAACGCCATGCACGCCGCCAATGTCGGCGTCGGCGCGGTGGTGAGTTTTGTCGGCTACGTGCGTGATTTCAATGACGGCCTCGATGTGGCCGGGATGTTTCTCGAACACTATCCGGGCATGACTGAAAAAGCCCTCGGCAAGATCGCCACCGAGGCCGAGCAGCGCTGGCCGTTGCTCAAACTGGAAGTGTTGCATCGCATCGGCGCCCTGGAGCCGGGCGAGCCGATCGTATTCGTGGGTGCCGCCAGCGCCCACCGTCAGGCCGCCTTCGATGCCTGCGCCTTCGTGATGGACTACCTGAAAACCCGCGCGCCGTTCTGGAAGAAAGAGAACACCAGCGATGGGCCGCGTTGGGTTGAAGGGCGTGACAGTGATCATGCGGCGGCGGATCGCTGGAAGCAGTAA
- the moaC gene encoding cyclic pyranopterin monophosphate synthase MoaC, whose product MLTHLDSQGRANMVDVTDKDVTFREATAQALVRMLPETLQMIVSGGHPKGDVFAVARIAGIQAAKKTSDLIPLCHPLMLTGVKVELSAEGDDSVRIVARCKLSGQTGVEMEALTAASVAALTIYDMCKAVDRGMTIESVKLLEKLGGKSGHFQAEQP is encoded by the coding sequence GTGCTGACTCATCTCGATTCCCAAGGTCGCGCCAACATGGTCGACGTCACCGATAAAGACGTGACGTTCCGTGAAGCGACGGCCCAAGCGCTGGTGCGCATGCTGCCCGAAACCCTGCAGATGATCGTCAGCGGCGGTCACCCCAAGGGTGATGTGTTTGCCGTGGCGCGCATTGCCGGCATTCAGGCGGCGAAGAAAACCAGTGATCTGATTCCGCTGTGCCATCCGCTGATGCTGACCGGGGTCAAGGTCGAGCTTAGTGCCGAAGGTGACGACAGCGTGCGCATCGTGGCGCGCTGCAAGTTGTCCGGACAGACCGGAGTGGAAATGGAAGCCCTCACCGCCGCCAGCGTCGCGGCCCTGACCATCTATGACATGTGCAAGGCCGTGGATCGCGGCATGACCATCGAAAGCGTCAAGCTGCTGGAAAAGCTCGGCGGCAAGAGCGGCCATTTCCAGGCGGAGCAGCCATGA